DNA sequence from the Parasphingorhabdus cellanae genome:
TTATCGACAAGGGCGAATGCGAATTCATGGAAGAATATGCCATTCCCATGCCGGTACGCACGATTGCCGTGCAGCTGGGGCTGGACGTCGCCGACGCTGGCACCATCAAACGCTGGACCAATGCCTTTGTGGACCGGCTGTCGGGTATGATGACGCGCGAACGGCAACTGGAAACCGAGCGCGAAGTGGTGGAATATCAGCACGCCCTCAAGGCCAATATGGATGCCCGCCGGAAAGAAACGAAAAGCGATATTCTGTCCGATCTGGTCAACGCCCAGGTCGATGGCGAGCGGCCACTGGATGACGCGGAATCCCTCTCCATAGTGCAGCAACTGATGGTGGCGGGCAATGAGACCACAACAGCGGCTTTGGGCGAAGGCCTGCGATTGTTCGCCAGCAACCCGGATCAGTATAAAAAAATCCAGGATGATCCGTCGCTCATCCCCAATGCGGTCGAAGAAGTCCTGCGCATGTCTAGCGGCTCTTCCGGTATCTGGCGGGTGATGCACAGAGATGCAGAACTGGGCGGCGTCATGCTGCCCAAGGGCGCAATGGTGATGATGCGCTATCATGCCGCCAATCGCGATCCGAAACAGTTTGAAAACCCGAACAGCTTTCAGGTTGACCGCAAAAATGCGCGCACCCATCTGGCCTTTGGTAAGGGCATTCATATGTGCGTCGGCAATATGCTGTCGCGCAAAGAAATGACGGTATCCTTTCAACAATTTGCCGAACGGATCGACAATATCCGGATCAGGGAAGGTGCGGAACTGACCTATCCTCCCAATATGATGCTGCGCGGATTGACCAACCTTCCGCTCACTTTTGATAAACGCTGATAACCGCCAAAGGGGCTGAACTATGGGTATGATGGACGGAAAAGTTGCGCTGGTTTCCGGCGGCGCGGAAGGCATTGGCGGGACGGCTGGTCGACGCTTTGTGGAAGAAGGCGGATCCGTCATGCTCGGCGATATCCAGCTGGAAAAAGCGCAAGCCCATGCCGCTGCTTTGGGTGACCGCGCAGCCGCCATCGCACTGGATGTCCGCAATCTCGACCAGTGGCATGCTGCGGTAAAGGCTACGCAGGACAAGTTTGGCAAGATAACGACCCTGTTCAATATTGCCGGAATTTCAGAGCCCGGCGCGGTCGATGATGTGGATCTCGACAGCTGGAGCCGAACCATCGATATCAATCTGAACGGCACATTTTATGGTTGCCGAGCAGCCCTGCCTGCAATCGTCGACAGTGATGAAGACGGATCGATAGTCAATGTCGGCTCCATGCTCGCGATGCGCCCCGGATCCGCCATGGCCGCCTATTCTGCCAGTAAAGGAGCGGTCACGGCGCTCAGCAAATCCCTGGCGCTGCATTGCGCGGCACAGGGGAATAAGGTCCGGGTCAACACCGTTCATCCCGGCGCCATTGATACCCCGATGTACCAACGTTATCTCGCCGCTTTTCCCGGAACCCATGAAGAGGCCGTAGTCGCCTTTAATTCCAATCATCCGATCAATCGGGTTGGTCAGGCGGAGGAAGTCGCCAATGCCATGATCTGGCTTTCCAGCGCAGGGGCGAGCTTTACCACCGCGAATGATGTCACCGTCGATGGCGGCGGCAGTTACCGGGAATAGGATCGGTCTAAGACAGATAAGGGCCGTTCATCACCCAAAGGAAAAGGGGCGGCCGAAGCTGCCCCTTCTTCAGCCAGATGTGAAATGCGATATTCTGGCGTCGGTAATCTCTTGCCGGATTAGCGGCCGTTGCTGGCAACAATATCAACCACGGTACCGCCACCGGAGCGGCTGTTGAGCGTAATCACATAGGCGCCATCGTCATTGCCGCGGGTTCCGCCCAGAACATGCTCGCTGCCGCGCAGCAGATATTCCGCGCTATAGCCGCCGCGTTTGGCCTGGGTGTAATAATAATCCACGACATTTTTCATCGGGCTGGCGGTGGAGAAGCTGACCACGCGTATATCGCATAGCCCGCCTTCAACGCCGGCCGCTTCCTTGACATTGGCCTTGGGATAGACCGGGAATTCCGGTGGCATCCGGTTGGCCCAGCCCATGTCATAGCTGAGCTTTTGATCGCATGTGCCTTTACCGCGCTGAGCCTGGGCCTTTGCGCCAAGGGTTATGCCCTCGGAACCAGCACAACTGGTGCATTCATCATCCGATGTCATATTACGCGGCTTGGGCGCGCTGAGCATCTTGCCTTCCAGCTGAGCGGTTGCATAAGCTTTGCCACCTTCTGGCGGAACCTTGCCGTCAATCGGGCCATTGGCGCCGCGAATGGCGTTGTTGTTGGCCTGATCAGTCAGGTTGGGATCCACCAATATCTGGTCTTCGAGCGCATCTTTCATCGCTGGATCAGCGGTCAGATTATCATCCAGCTCCGCCAGTTCCGCTTCATTACCTTCGTTGCTACCACAAGCCGCCATGGTCAGCGGCAAGGTAAATGCCGTCGCTGCCAGCAAGAGGGAACGGGATAGATGTGTCATGCAATATGCTCCTGAATATGCGGGACAATTGCACCAAAAAGCGTTAATTTTCTGTTAGGAAACGTGGTTAAACCGCCAACCTTCCGTTAACCACCTGTCCCAAAATGGGATTTCTAGCCAAAGCCGTCCGGGCCGTCTAATTCACCGAATCGAATGAGTCGCGACGTCAAAACAGCCGCCTGCCGATTGACCACCGCCTTTTGATATTCGGGATCGGTGACCATTTCCAGGAAGGCACCGCTATTGGGGTAGCGCGCGATGAATGAACTGTCCCATTGCTTGTCATCCGGCCCGATCACCATCGCCTCCATCTTGCCGCGCCAGATGATCGTGCCGCCGACCCGCTTGAAAATCGGCCCGCTGGTTTTGCCATATTCCTCATAGGCCCGCGCGCCGCTCCACCCTTGCGCCGCATTGGGGTGGTCGTCAGGATATTGGGCCTGTTGGTGAAATTGCAGCAGGTTGAGCATATTGATCGGAACATCGCGCGGCAGCGCTTTGAACGCATCAAAATGTTCTCGGCTCGGATCCAGATATCGGTCTTCGGCCATCTCCATGCTCTCCTCTCGTCGCAGATTATTGAAATTGCTTTCTGTTTTCGAGCCACTGTTCGCGCGATTGGCCCCAATCGTCAACCCGGGCGTCCTGATAGGGCTCTGGCAAGGCGGTTGGTCCGCGATTGGTCGACCCAAGCCGCTCGGCCAGCCGGATCGACGCGAGATTTTCCGGATCGATCGTATGACAGATGTCGCTCCAGCCGAGTGTATCGACCGCATAGTTCATGCTCGCCACAGCCGCTTCCAGCGCATAGCCTTTGCCGGCATAGTCGGGCGACACGCCCCAGCCCACTTCCGTGCCGGGCCAGCTATCGGGATACCAGGGTCCAATCCGGCCAATCCATTTATCGCTATCTTTAAGAATGAGCGAGAACATCGCATAGCCGCGCACGTGCCAAGCGCCGACCATGGCGCACAGGTCGCGCCAGCTTTCCGCGCGGCTCTTGACGCCGCCAATGAAGGTCATCGTGTCTGCGTCGGATTGAAACGCTGCCCATTCGTCAAAATCGTCAGCGTGGGGTGGCCGCAGGATCAGCCGCTCCGTTTCAATCCTGATATCCTTGATATCCATGATCGTCCTCCCTTAAGCGCCCCTGTTATCATAGGCTTATACCGATACAAGCCCTTGCAAAACCGGTGCACTATTCCTATAATACAGTTATGGCTAATCTAATTTCTATCCTCATCGGCGGCATCGCCCTCATTTTGGCTTTTGTCGGACTGGTTCCGTTGCTCGGCTGGACCAACTGGCTGATTCTACCGATTGCTGGCCTCGGTGCCCTTTTCGGACTGATTTCATCACGCAGCAGCGGCATGTATTTCTGCCTGATCGTCATGTGCATTTGCGCTTTCCGCCTCTGGATCGGCGGCGGGATTATCTGACGCCTTTCTGCACAGCGTAACCAACTGGCCTAAAAGACGTCTGCAAAATTCTACAAATTATACGCAAAATGGGGGTCAAATTCTGTCCAACCGTTTCTCTTGAGCGACAAGCTGAGCCCTTTCTGAAGCCGTCCAACAAGATACTGTCCTATTCATCAGCCGAAACATAACCCAAATGCGACCTTGTAGGACAGCATAATTATCAGCGCCCCAAACTAATTTATATTGCCACCCCATCAGCCCGGGCCTAGTCGCCTTGCTATGACAGGCCCAATATCCACTAGCCGACTGGGGATCCTGCAGGCGCTTCTTGCATGCTGCATCTGGGGTGTCATGCCGATTTATTTCAAGCTGTTAGAGAGCGTTGCCCCGCTCGAAGTCGTTGCCCACCGTATCATCTGGTCGGTGCCATTACTCTTTATCATCCTCTATTTCCGCAAAAATCTATCCGGTTTGCGTGCTGCCTGGGCAGCACCGAAAATACGCGGACCGTTGCTGGCCACCGCCTTGCTCATCTCGGTCAACTGGCTCGTCTATGTCTGGGCGGTGCAGTCGGACCATATTCTCGCCGCCAGCCTGGGCTATTTTATCAGCCCCTTGATCAGCGTGTTCCTCGCCAAAATCTTCCTCAAGGAAACGCTGAGCCGCAACCAGTGGATTGCGGTCGGTATCGCCGCCATTGGCGTATCCGTTCTGGCAATGGAAGCATGGCAGACCCTGTGGATCAGCCTCGCGCTGGCTGGCTCATGGGGGCTTTATGGCCTTGTCCGCAAAATTGCCGATGTCGGCCCGATTGTCGGCCTGACTATGGAAACCAGCTATCTGTTTCTGCCATTCCTGTTATTCATTGGCTGGATCACTTTTGGTACCACCGCGCCGACAACGACCACCCATTTCGGTGACAAGTTGACCATCGATATGCTGCTGCTCGGCGGTGCGATGGTGACCGCAACGCCGCTGATGCTCTTTGCCGCGGCGGTCAAGAAAATGAAGCTCAGCACGATCGGATTAACCCAATATATCGCGCCAACGCTGCAATTTCTGATCGGGACATTGCTCTATCGCGAACCGCTTACGACGTCGCATATCATCTGCTTCATATTGATCTGGATCAGTCTTGCGATATTCTCCGCCGACGCGATTTTCGGCAATGCCAGCAAGAAGGCGCCAGCGACCTAGTTTCTTTTACCCGGCAATCTGCCAACGCAGCTCTTGTCCCGCGTGAAAGGGCACGATCGTCGCGCCGCCCGCTTCGATCGTCTCGGGCACGGTGACTGCTGACCGCTGCAAGGTCACTGTGCCTTCATTGAGCGGCAGGCCATAAAATTGCGGGCCATGGATCGACGCAAAGCCTTCCAGCTTGTCGAGCGCGCCTTCTTCCTCAAAAACCGTGGCATAGCTTTCCAGCGCATAGGGCGCGTTGAAAATACCGGCACAACCACAGGCAGATTCCTTGGCATGAATTTCATGCGGTGCGCTATCGGTGCCGAGGAAATATTTCGGCGATCCCGATGTCGCCGCTTTGCGTAGGGCCAGCCGGTGCTGTTCACGCTTGGCGACGGGCAGGCAATAGGCATGCGGCCTTATGCCGCCCTGAAACATCGCGTTGCGATTGATATGGAGATGTTGCGGGGTAATGGTTGCGCCGACATTGGTACCGGCGGCATGCACAAAATCCACGGCATCGGCGGTGGTAATATGTTCAAACACCACTTTCAGATCCGGCAATTGATCGACAATTTTGGACAGGGTGCGTTCGATAAACACCGCTTCCCGGTCAAACACATCGACATCGGCATCGGTGACTTCACCATGGATCAAAAGCGGCATGCCGATAGCCTGCATCCGCTCCAGCACCGGCATGATATTGGCCACATCCGTCACCCCATGGGCGCTGTTGGTGGTCGCATTGGCGGGATAGAGCTTGGCGGCGGTAAAGACGCCATTTGCGAAACCCTGCGCTATGTCATCGGCATCCGCCGTGTCGGTGAGATAGCAGGTCATCAGCGGTGTGAAACCGGGATGATCGGATGCAGCGGCCAAAATGCGCTCGCGATACGCTTGCGCCGCCGCGGTATCGGTGACCGGCGGTGACAGATTGGGCATGACGATCGCACGGGCAAATTGCCGCGCCGTATAGTTGGCCACTGACCGCAACATATCGCCATCACGCAGATGGACATGCCAGTCATCCGGCTGGCGGATGGTAATCTGGTCGGGCGATTGATTCATGGTTCGGGCTTTCTTTTGGCGCTGAGCGTCCCTACCTAATCCTAATGACCGAAACCAGACTTAATGAGCGCGCCGTGATCCGCATTTCCGCAACCGACGGGACCGAGGACATTAGCGGCTTTCTACAGGGACTTGTGACCCAGGATATGCAATTCGTGCTGTCCGGAACCCCGCAATGGGCAGCGCTGTTGACCGCGCAAGGCAAGGTGCTGTTTGATTTTTTTCTGTGGGCGGACGGGCGCGATATCCTGATCGATTGTGAGAAGGATCATGCGGAAGCACTGGTCAAACGTTTGAAACTCTATCGTCTGCGCCGTAAAATTGGCATTGAGGTGGACGAGGGATTATCTGTGCATTGGTCGCGTGATGCCAGCGGACAGCCCGCTGACCCCCGGCTCGCTGAAATTGGTTATCGGTGGATCGCCCACAATGATTCTGGAACAGGTTCGGTTGATGCAGCTTACAAGGCACACCGCCTTGCTCTCGGCGTGACTGAGGGTCAGGACGAATTGGGCAGCGATAAAACTTTATGGCTGGAATGTAATGCCGCCGAGCTGAAAGGCGTCAGCTTCACCAAAGGTTGCTATGTCGGTCAGGAAAATACCGCGCGGATGAATTACCGGCAGAAGGTTAATCGCCGTCTGGTGGTCGTGCCGATTGCGCAAGCCGACGAAAAACGCCAGCGCATCGCTTATCCCGATCTCGGGCTGTCGATCGAACATCGCCGGGTTGACGATATCACCGATCTTGATCTGCCGGATTGGCTGGAAACAGCCTTGGCCAAACAGCCTGAATAACTAAGCCGCGTCGCCTTCTTGCGGTGTTTCGGCTTCGGCCGTCTTGGCTTTTACCGTGCGACGCTTGCGCGCAGGCTTCTTCTCTTCCCCATCATTGGCGCTATCACCACTGTCATCCGACTGGATCGAGATGGCAGGGGGCAAGGCGCTGGCATCAAGGCCATTTGATTCGCCATTGGCTTCTGCGACTTCAGCGGCCGGTTTACGGGGGCGGCGGGCCCGAACGGGTTTTTTCTCCGCTGGAGCGTCTGAACTGTCCTGCCTGTCTGTGCCTTTTGTATCAGAACGCTTTTTGTCTGAATTGGCTGCTTTTGCAGGCTGATCATCCGCCTTGGGCCGACGTCCGCGCTGCGGGCGTCCGCGATCATCCTGATCACTATTGTCATCCGCATTGTCATTGCGGTCATTATTCTGGCCGCGCTGTTCTTCGCGCCCGGCTTCTCTGGCCAGTCGCTGCTCTTCACGGCGCGCCTGGCTGTCTGCGTTCACCCGGAAATAATGGTCAGCAAATTGATGATAATATTCGGCATTGACGCGGTCGCCATTGACCTGCGCGTCCTGCGCCATTTTCTTGTATTTATCCAGCATCTGGGCGGCATTACCGCGCGCGCGATTGTCGATCCGGTTTTCCCGGTCAATACCGCCGCCACCACGATTATTCTGGTTGCGGTTGTTATTACTGTTCCGGCCACGGCGACGGCCGCCGGCCTGACGATTATTCATCAAATTCTGGGTGTCCTTATACCGTTAATATACTCGGTCTTTCCTGTTATCTAACCGCCACAAAGGCAGTGCCCGTGCCGCAGATCTAATGACCCACAGCAACCCAAAGAAGATAAATGATCGCCGGACATCAGCAATATTATCTATATGGGGGTAGGCCAGCGATTTTAGGGAAATTGCCAGAAATCATCTGGGCCTGAAACATCCTTAGCGCCTTCATAAGCCAAAACCAAGTGATTTTTACGAGACAGGGTCTCGCCGCAGGACAAGCAGCCGGTCATTACCGCCTAAATCCTGTTTGCATTCAACGGCATAGCCCTGTTTTTCAGCCAATATCGTGACTTGGCCGGCTTGGTCAAATCCGATCTCGATTAACGCGATACCGTCGCCCGCTAACAATGCATCCAAAGCCGGAATGATGACATGATAGTCGTCCATCCCCTGCGCACCGGCAAACAAAGCTTTATGCGGTTCAAATTCCGACACTTCGCGGGACAGTTCCGCCTTTGTCGATACATAAGGCGGATTTGCGAGAATCAGGTCAAACAGCCCGCCCAGTGATTGCGTCCAGTCCGCCATTGTCCAATCCTGCAGCAGGAAACGCGCGCGATCGCTGAGTCCCAAGCTATCGGCATTGTTATGCGCCATAGCAAGCGCGGCCGGGCTAGCATCCATTCCCACACCCCGCGCCTCGGGAAATTCGGACAAGGCGGCCAGCAATAGCGCGCCGCTGCCGGTGCCGAGGTCCAGGATATGTGTTGGCGGGTGATCGGTGCCGATTTCCACGGCGGTTTCGATTAAAATCTCGCTATCGGGACGGGGAATCAGGACATCGGCAGACACCTGAAACGGCAGACTCCAGAATTCCCGTTCACCGACAATATGCGCAACCGGTTCATGGGCTTTGCGACGTTCCAGCAAGGCCGAAAAACCGTCCGGCACATCCAGTTTTGGCAGGTCGAGAAGCAAATCCTGACGGCTGATGCCCAAAAGATGCGCCATGAGCAGTTCCGCGTCGAGGCGCGGCGTTTCGCTCACAGTTTCCAGTGCCTGCGCCGCTTGCCGCAATGCCGCGGCCATGTCAGCCATCCAGATTGGCAAGCCGGCTGGCTTCATCCTCGGCAATCAGGGCATCGACCATCTCGCCCAGCGCGCCGCCTTCGACAATTTCGGGCAGCTTGTGCAGCGTCAGGTTGATCCGGTGATCGGTCACGCGGCCTTGCGGATAATTATAGGTGCGGATGCGTTCGGAGCGGTCGCCGGAGCCGACCATCGCCTTGCGCGCATCGGCCTCTTCGCTTTGCACCGCATCGCGTTCCTGCTCATAAAGCCGGGCGGCCAATACTTTCATCGCCTGTGCTTTATTCTTATGCTGAGACTTGCCGTCCTGACATTGCACTACCAGTCCGGTGGGTAAATGGGTGATGCGAATCGCGCTGTCGGTCTTGTTGACATGCTGTCCGCCCGCGCCGCTCGCCCGATAGGTATCGATGCGCAGGTCTTCAGTGCGGATATCGATATCCACTTCTTCCGGTTCCGGCAGAATCGCAACCGTTGCCGCCGAGGTATGAATGCGCCCGCCGCTTTCCGTTTCGGGTACACGTTGCACCCGGTGCACACCGGATTCGAATTTCAGTTTCGCAAACACGCCCTTGCCATTGATATTCGCAACGACTTCCTTGAACCCACCGACTTCGGACGCATTGGCGGAGATCAGTTCGACCTTCCAGCCCTGCTCATCGGCAAAGCGGCTATACATGCGGTAGAGATCACCGGCAAAAAGCGCGGCTTCATCACCGCCGGTACCTGCGCGAATTTCGAGCATCGCGGGCCGATCATCAGCGCTATCCCGCGGCAGTAATTTCAAAGCCAGCGCATGCTCTGCCTTTTCAAGCGCTTTCTTGACGTCATCGACTTCATCGGCGGCCATCGCCTTCATCTCGGCATCATCACCGGCGAGCATTTCTTGCAGCCCCGTCTGCTCGTCACGCAGGCGCTGAACCTCAGCCGCGGCCTCGGCTACCGGTTCGATCTCGGCATATTCCTTAGAGACCTCGACAAATTTATCGCCATCGAGATTGCCAGACGCCATCATAGCCTGCAGCTCGGCAAAGCGCGCTTCGATCTGGGCGATGCGTTGGGGGGTTATGGTGGTCATCGCCACGCCTTCCTATCATCGTCATGCTGAACTTGTTTCAGCATCCATCGCGAGGCAATCGACGTTTGCGAAATTCGAGAAATAGACCCTGAAACAAGTTCAGGGTGACGATGTGCGTAACATGTGAGGATAGCCATCATCTGTCGTTACTATCCACTATAGGCGTCCCGAGAACTCTGCCAATTTTCGCAGAAAGTCCAACAAACTCCTCAAGATCTACGAAACGCTGAATGTAAAACTCCCCTCCAGGACTATCCGGCTCCCTTACAAATAGAACACCATCATGTCCTCGTTTTCGCGCCTTATCTACTTGTTTTTTAGGGTTCCCTTTGTAGCTCATTTCACAAGCCAGATTATTGCTTCTTAGTCTTTGCGTTACCTCTCGAGCCTTGGTTTCCAGTTCTTTTGAGTCGGCGACAACAGCAATTGAAACGCATTTCCCAAAATCTGTCAGCAACATACCCAACCGCTCAATCCCTGCCGCCCAGCCAACAGCGGGCGTCACCGGTCCACCCAGCGATTCAATCAAGCCATCATAACGCCCACCGGCGAGTACAGTCCCCTGCGCGCCCAACCGGTCGGTCACAAATTCAAACGCGGTATGACGATAATAATCGAGTCCGCGCACCAGTCGGCTGTTGCGCTCCCATACCACGCCGCAGGCATCCAGCCCCTCGGTAACCTCGGCAAAAAACTCTTTCGCCTCGTCCGACAGATAGGCGTCAATTTCCGGCGCGCTGTCGGCAATCGGGCGATCCTGGCGCTCTTTGCTATCGAGAATGCGCAGCGGATTGCGTTCCAGCCGGTCCTGACTGTCCTGGGACAGATCGGCTTTATGCGCCCGAAAATGTTCGACCAGCGCGTCGCGCCACGCATCACGGCTTTCCGCGTCGCCCAATGTATTGAGCTGCAAGGTCACGCCGTCCGATATGCCCAGTTCGTTTAAAAGCTGATCCGCAAAACACAGCAATTCGACATCTGCCGCCGCCTCACCCGCACCGATAATTTCGGCATCGAGCTGGTGAAACTGCCTGTAGCGGCCCTTTTGCGGGCGCTCATAGCGGAACAAAGGACCGTGCGTGGACAGCTTCAACGGCATATGCTGCTGCCAGCCGTTGGTCAGAAAGGCGCGGCTGATACCGGCGGTAAATTCGGGGCGCAGGGTCAGACTGTCACCGCCGCGATCCTCGAAACTATACATTTCCTTCGACACAACATCGGTGGTTTCGCCCAAAGACCGCGCAAAAACAGCCGTTGGCTCAAACACCGGCATCTGTACGCCCTTAAACCCGTAAAGCCGGCGCACGCGTTCAAACGTCTCCACGACATGGCTAAAACGCTCCTGATCTTCGCCAAATATATCCTGCGTGCCGCGCACCGGTTGCGGTGTTTGTATTTTTGCCATATCTGCCCTTTTACCTTGAAGGCGCTTTAGCCGGTGATGCGCAAAAGCGAAAGATGGCTTGTTTCTATTGCCAATATTAGTGTTTTTCTTGTTGGTCCACTGGACGCAGCCGCTAAAAAGCGCCATTCAGCACCGAAGAACAGTTATGAAGCCACGTTACAGGGGATAGAGTTAGTATGCGTCTGGTTGCATTTTTGGGTCTGTTTTCGGCCCTGTCACTCGTTTCGCCTGTCACCGCCCTCTCCGCCGCCATGCCAGATAATCTGAGCAAGCCGACCTATGTTGCTCCGGAAGATACGATTCCCAGAGCGCAGGATGT
Encoded proteins:
- the hisS gene encoding histidine--tRNA ligase gives rise to the protein MAKIQTPQPVRGTQDIFGEDQERFSHVVETFERVRRLYGFKGVQMPVFEPTAVFARSLGETTDVVSKEMYSFEDRGGDSLTLRPEFTAGISRAFLTNGWQQHMPLKLSTHGPLFRYERPQKGRYRQFHQLDAEIIGAGEAAADVELLCFADQLLNELGISDGVTLQLNTLGDAESRDAWRDALVEHFRAHKADLSQDSQDRLERNPLRILDSKERQDRPIADSAPEIDAYLSDEAKEFFAEVTEGLDACGVVWERNSRLVRGLDYYRHTAFEFVTDRLGAQGTVLAGGRYDGLIESLGGPVTPAVGWAAGIERLGMLLTDFGKCVSIAVVADSKELETKAREVTQRLRSNNLACEMSYKGNPKKQVDKARKRGHDGVLFVREPDSPGGEFYIQRFVDLEEFVGLSAKIGRVLGTPIVDSNDR
- a CDS encoding SDR family NAD(P)-dependent oxidoreductase gives rise to the protein MGMMDGKVALVSGGAEGIGGTAGRRFVEEGGSVMLGDIQLEKAQAHAAALGDRAAAIALDVRNLDQWHAAVKATQDKFGKITTLFNIAGISEPGAVDDVDLDSWSRTIDINLNGTFYGCRAALPAIVDSDEDGSIVNVGSMLAMRPGSAMAAYSASKGAVTALSKSLALHCAAQGNKVRVNTVHPGAIDTPMYQRYLAAFPGTHEEAVVAFNSNHPINRVGQAEEVANAMIWLSSAGASFTTANDVTVDGGGSYRE
- a CDS encoding cytochrome P450 is translated as MNEAVSKSLFQPDILVDPFDFYEEQRAKNPVFLDEASGAYIVLDYDLISEAVGRLDDFSNNFTALLSGGKSDEELANDTEIQEIQSKGWPQVNTLLTADQPVHTRFRKLVNLAFSMPKVNKLEDSIREMSNELIDSFIDKGECEFMEEYAIPMPVRTIAVQLGLDVADAGTIKRWTNAFVDRLSGMMTRERQLETEREVVEYQHALKANMDARRKETKSDILSDLVNAQVDGERPLDDAESLSIVQQLMVAGNETTTAALGEGLRLFASNPDQYKKIQDDPSLIPNAVEEVLRMSSGSSGIWRVMHRDAELGGVMLPKGAMVMMRYHAANRDPKQFENPNSFQVDRKNARTHLAFGKGIHMCVGNMLSRKEMTVSFQQFAERIDNIRIREGAELTYPPNMMLRGLTNLPLTFDKR
- a CDS encoding DUF1330 domain-containing protein, with product MAEDRYLDPSREHFDAFKALPRDVPINMLNLLQFHQQAQYPDDHPNAAQGWSGARAYEEYGKTSGPIFKRVGGTIIWRGKMEAMVIGPDDKQWDSSFIARYPNSGAFLEMVTDPEYQKAVVNRQAAVLTSRLIRFGELDGPDGFG
- the ygfZ gene encoding CAF17-like 4Fe-4S cluster assembly/insertion protein YgfZ, translated to MTETRLNERAVIRISATDGTEDISGFLQGLVTQDMQFVLSGTPQWAALLTAQGKVLFDFFLWADGRDILIDCEKDHAEALVKRLKLYRLRRKIGIEVDEGLSVHWSRDASGQPADPRLAEIGYRWIAHNDSGTGSVDAAYKAHRLALGVTEGQDELGSDKTLWLECNAAELKGVSFTKGCYVGQENTARMNYRQKVNRRLVVVPIAQADEKRQRIAYPDLGLSIEHRRVDDITDLDLPDWLETALAKQPE
- the pyrC gene encoding dihydroorotase, which codes for MNQSPDQITIRQPDDWHVHLRDGDMLRSVANYTARQFARAIVMPNLSPPVTDTAAAQAYRERILAAASDHPGFTPLMTCYLTDTADADDIAQGFANGVFTAAKLYPANATTNSAHGVTDVANIMPVLERMQAIGMPLLIHGEVTDADVDVFDREAVFIERTLSKIVDQLPDLKVVFEHITTADAVDFVHAAGTNVGATITPQHLHINRNAMFQGGIRPHAYCLPVAKREQHRLALRKAATSGSPKYFLGTDSAPHEIHAKESACGCAGIFNAPYALESYATVFEEEGALDKLEGFASIHGPQFYGLPLNEGTVTLQRSAVTVPETIEAGGATIVPFHAGQELRWQIAG
- a CDS encoding GNAT family N-acetyltransferase; this translates as MDIKDIRIETERLILRPPHADDFDEWAAFQSDADTMTFIGGVKSRAESWRDLCAMVGAWHVRGYAMFSLILKDSDKWIGRIGPWYPDSWPGTEVGWGVSPDYAGKGYALEAAVASMNYAVDTLGWSDICHTIDPENLASIRLAERLGSTNRGPTALPEPYQDARVDDWGQSREQWLENRKQFQ
- the rarD gene encoding EamA family transporter RarD, with product MTGPISTSRLGILQALLACCIWGVMPIYFKLLESVAPLEVVAHRIIWSVPLLFIILYFRKNLSGLRAAWAAPKIRGPLLATALLISVNWLVYVWAVQSDHILAASLGYFISPLISVFLAKIFLKETLSRNQWIAVGIAAIGVSVLAMEAWQTLWISLALAGSWGLYGLVRKIADVGPIVGLTMETSYLFLPFLLFIGWITFGTTAPTTTTHFGDKLTIDMLLLGGAMVTATPLMLFAAAVKKMKLSTIGLTQYIAPTLQFLIGTLLYREPLTTSHIICFILIWISLAIFSADAIFGNASKKAPAT
- the prmC gene encoding peptide chain release factor N(5)-glutamine methyltransferase, coding for MAAALRQAAQALETVSETPRLDAELLMAHLLGISRQDLLLDLPKLDVPDGFSALLERRKAHEPVAHIVGEREFWSLPFQVSADVLIPRPDSEILIETAVEIGTDHPPTHILDLGTGSGALLLAALSEFPEARGVGMDASPAALAMAHNNADSLGLSDRARFLLQDWTMADWTQSLGGLFDLILANPPYVSTKAELSREVSEFEPHKALFAGAQGMDDYHVIIPALDALLAGDGIALIEIGFDQAGQVTILAEKQGYAVECKQDLGGNDRLLVLRRDPVS
- the prfA gene encoding peptide chain release factor 1 → MTTITPQRIAQIEARFAELQAMMASGNLDGDKFVEVSKEYAEIEPVAEAAAEVQRLRDEQTGLQEMLAGDDAEMKAMAADEVDDVKKALEKAEHALALKLLPRDSADDRPAMLEIRAGTGGDEAALFAGDLYRMYSRFADEQGWKVELISANASEVGGFKEVVANINGKGVFAKLKFESGVHRVQRVPETESGGRIHTSAATVAILPEPEEVDIDIRTEDLRIDTYRASGAGGQHVNKTDSAIRITHLPTGLVVQCQDGKSQHKNKAQAMKVLAARLYEQERDAVQSEEADARKAMVGSGDRSERIRTYNYPQGRVTDHRINLTLHKLPEIVEGGALGEMVDALIAEDEASRLANLDG
- a CDS encoding DUF4167 domain-containing protein → MNNRQAGGRRRGRNSNNNRNQNNRGGGGIDRENRIDNRARGNAAQMLDKYKKMAQDAQVNGDRVNAEYYHQFADHYFRVNADSQARREEQRLAREAGREEQRGQNNDRNDNADDNSDQDDRGRPQRGRRPKADDQPAKAANSDKKRSDTKGTDRQDSSDAPAEKKPVRARRPRKPAAEVAEANGESNGLDASALPPAISIQSDDSGDSANDGEEKKPARKRRTVKAKTAEAETPQEGDAA